The sequence TACCCTGTGGGATGATATGGTTGGTGGGATAGGCTGAGCCGTTGAGGACACGGTCGGCAATCAATTGTTTGTTGATGGCAAGCGCAAAAGCCTGGCGAACGTCCACGTCATCAAATGGTGGGGAGCCTTGATTGAGGCCAATATAGCTGGTCTGGAGGAGGCCAATTTCATGAAAGTCTTCCTGATCTCTGGCCGCCTGATATTCCTGGGAAGGCACCTCGCTATAATCGTACTTCCCTTGCCGATACCCACTGTACGCATCAACCGGATCGGCTACATAGGGGCGAACGATCTCTTTGAGGGTGATCTTTGGACCAAACCAGTATGGGTTCGGGACCAGGGTGAGTTTCGTGTCCTCATAGGATTTGATGATAAAGGGGCCGCTGCTGCCGCCCTCATCCAGGTGCGTGGTCCAGTCTTTGTGCTGTGGATAATTGTTGCCATATTGATCGACGAGCTTTTTTTCCACCGGGAAGGCGGTGGGGTACGTCAATGCTTCGAGAAAGTAGGCCACAGGTTGATCTAATTTAATCACCAGTGTCTGCGCATCTGGAACCAGCAAACCGACGTCCAACAGCGTTGGAATGGCTCCGCTGAGCCGATCACTGGCGCCTTTGATGTTACTCAGATAGATGCCGGCGGGAGGGCTGCCCTTGCAGTTTGGCCCCGAAACCGGAACACAGATGTTTGGATCGAGCGCACGGTTAATACTGTAGGCGAAATCTTGCGCGGTGAGCGGCGCACCATCGCTGAAGTGCAGGTCGGGTCTCAAGTGGAAGGTATAGGTCCGACCATCAGGGCTGATTTCCCAGGCGGTTGCCAGATCGGGAATGACATTGAGGCTGCGGTCGGTCGTCACCAGCCCTGAGTAGATGGCATTGGTGACGGTGGCGGAATAGAGGTCTGTTACGTTGGCCGGATCGAGGACGAGCCTGTTAAAGTTTGCTACGTGAATAAGGGGCCAGGTAAAGACTTGATTGGCATCGAGTTGACTTGCGCTTCCGTTGCTTGGGCCGCAGCCCACCAATAGCATTGCCAGCAGTGCCAGGAGGCCAAAGAAAAGTTGACCCCGATGAATGCCTGCCCGTGTAAGTGTTTGCATCCTTTTCGCTCCGCCTATGAAGATCAATAAGCCGCCAGACGTGTTCTTGCTTGTGTATCTGGCGGCTTATT comes from Ktedonobacterales bacterium and encodes:
- a CDS encoding peptide ABC transporter substrate-binding protein; translated protein: MQTLTRAGIHRGQLFFGLLALLAMLLVGCGPSNGSASQLDANQVFTWPLIHVANFNRLVLDPANVTDLYSATVTNAIYSGLVTTDRSLNVIPDLATAWEISPDGRTYTFHLRPDLHFSDGAPLTAQDFAYSINRALDPNICVPVSGPNCKGSPPAGIYLSNIKGASDRLSGAIPTLLDVGLLVPDAQTLVIKLDQPVAYFLEALTYPTAFPVEKKLVDQYGNNYPQHKDWTTHLDEGGSSGPFIIKSYEDTKLTLVPNPYWFGPKITLKEIVRPYVADPVDAYSGYRQGKYDYSEVPSQEYQAARDQEDFHEIGLLQTSYIGLNQGSPPFDDVDVRQAFALAINKQLIADRVLNGSAYPTNHIIPQGMPGFYTALTAPGINSRTVTGDPDTAKKLLNDYYARNPDDNGNLSVDLAYTNESTDTVRIAQALQAMWQTILPGITVNLKGMTFHDLVTAVLGTTVGNHDGALQMWMLGWSADYPDPQDWLSLQFSKGSPYNASNYQDGKGYTAWKLMSQADIEQDPTKRMSLYNQAEQQLVNDCAWIPYIQPKGIWRIKTYIQGFNPTALDLLSDLDWANVQVLAH